GTCCCGGGCCTGCGTGGCCCTGCTcaagggggcggggggggacgacggggggacggggggacgGGGCAGAGGCGCTTCGTCTGTCAAAGAACGTTTTGCAGGAAAgcaaggagaggggaagggagccGGGAGGGATGAGGCGGCGATGGGGGGGCTGTCCCGAGCAGCCAGCAGGCACCTCCTGGGGGAAAAAGGGCAGGAGAAAAATGAAGGGGAGGAATTCTGGAAGATGCCCTCTGCAAGGGACAGGTCTGAATCTGCCGCAGTTGCTGCAGTCCGGGGACCCGCTTCCCCGCACAGCCCGCGGGATGCAGcgcgccccagccccgccgcgctccccaGCCCGCAACCGGCGCCGCCAGCCCCCGTTCAGCCCCGCCGCGCCTGCCCGGCAAAAGGCTTTGCCGCCGCCCTGAAAACGGGACTCTTCCCGACGCGAGATCATTTTACAAGTAATTTCCACGTTGCAAAGATcgcatttattttttctaagatAAAATGTcggttttttccttttaaggttCGCCCCTTACGGCAAGGGCTTatgacagattttttaaatttttttctgtgccttcgTTTCTGATCCTTCAGCGAAATAGTTTGCCCGCAAAAACGAAGAGGGCACTTCAGAACCTTTTGGAGGTATTTTTGGTAAAACTATGCCATTGTGATCCCTCGGGCCATAGCCTGACACGAACACCTAAGCACAGCTTCCCAGGGCTCGCGAATCCACGGTGCTGACCCTGGGTTTTAAAGCAACACTCAAAAGATTTTCCCTAAGAGCGCGGAGTTTCTTCCAggcattttactttttttttaatgcggTAAATTACtaaaatttcagagaaattaaaagaaccTTCAGAGTCACTTGACAAAATGACAGTCTGCACCCCTGCACAGTGGTGTTTGCAACCAACGAATGGGCGCatattttctgtccttgttGCTGTCGCTGGGAAATCATAATATGTCTGTAGAAGTTCTCCGTTTGcgattatttttttattcttaagtGAATAAAGGGAACAGCGTATCgtctattattattattattattattattgttagcCAAGTAAAAATTGTCTGTTTGCTGTGTTGATTTTGAAGCACTGTGCCACTGCGCAGAACAGACGCCACCACCTCGGTAAATCCGCTCACGACAGCCCCCACGGAGGAAAACGGCCCCGCGGCCCCTCGGCGGCGTCTTTCGGGCCGCGCAcgccgccccccgccctgccGCTGCCCGTTACCGTACGCGAGTGCCAAGGGGCAAATCCCGGACACGGCCCGTCCCTCGCTGTCGCTGTCCCGAGCAGAAAAGCCCGGCACAAACCTCTCCATCGAGACCCAGCTCTGCCGGCAGCCAGCAGCgctgcctcccctcccagcctaCCCAGCTTTATTCGTACCGTTCGCAAATCTGTATTATTCCCGCACAAGCCAAAAATAATATTAGTCTTCTCCACGCGCATTTCATCCCTAATTATCACTCGAGTCCTTTGCGACACAAAGTGTTTCCCCGGCCGGTGTAAGCGCAACGCTGCGCGGATCCACGGGCAAAGTGTTTTAGCCTTCCCCGAGAGAAACGCAGGGGAGTCCCGCTGGCGGGCGGCTGAACGGGGAGCCGGTCACCGGTGCCGAGCGGGGTCCCCGAACTGCCAGAGCCAAGAGGCGGCGTCGCGCTCTGaagcagagggcaggggagacAGTGTCTTTCAGAACCATCACGGCTTGCAGAATTTGCTTTCCCCACAGAGCTATTTAGGAAACAGAGGAGCAACGCGCCCCTCCCCCGCTCCCCGAGCAACCCGCTCCTGCCTCGTGGGCGCTCGCCCCAGCGCTGGCCCCGGCCAGGgtccccccaccccgccgccCCTTTGGCCCGGCCCGCCGGCGCCCGCGCTCGCACGCTGATGCCGTACAGCCCCGGGAAGCTGGAACTCAGACCCTTCTTTGCCTTTCCACCCGTTTTATGGTTTTCTGGCCGCTCTTACTCGGAACGGCCTGGAAGCACTGTTTTGGTTGTCAATCGGCCGTGCATGAAAAGGCTGCGTGTGGCCTTTTTAGCTCCCGtgccttttggggtttttttttccccctccttttttttaagaaagaaaacaaaaagtttgaAATACCTACGAGCACTATTGccaaatgtatatttttattaatagctGTGTCCCTACTCTGGTGTGAAGGACATCAGTCTCCAGTCCTGGTGGCAACCCGCGCCCCTttggaggcagcaggcagcccccgcAGGTCGTCTTCGGCCCGTGGCCAGCAGCGGGACAGCCCACCCGCCGCCCCTTGCCTGCTGCGCCCGGAGCCGAGCCGCTGCCGCGGGAGAGGAGAGGCTTCCCTGGCTCGGGTGCATTCCTGTTCCCGCGGAGGATccgctgctggctgccagcagtgtCTTTCGGGGCCCCAAGCGCCGACCTCTTTGCTACTGAGTCAGATTTTAGGCAAAAAGCCACGGGCGCACCTGAGAGCCCCCAAACGGCACAACCTGCGGCTCTGCAGCCACCACTCCCCGCTACCGTTTTTTTCAAGGAGCGCCCCGACAATTGCACTCATAGCTAGTAGCATCTCTTGGGACAAGCCTTGCGGCTAACACCTCTCCCGGCGTCGGTacagagctggggaaagagCCTGGGAAGAGGCGGGAATGGTTCTTCAGCTGCCCCACGGGCTCCGGGCGGCCGAGTCAAAACCCTCACCCTCACCGCTTTCCTGTGGGGCCCGTGGGACCCGGCGCGGTGCCTGCGGTAGCGGAGGGGAGGGCAGCCCTCGCCCCTGGCCTGTCCCGGGCTGGTGCCGGCCTTCGCCGGGCACCGCGACAACGCCACCCCCCTCCGCCCCCGGGCGGGCCCGGGCGTGAACGCGCCCTCTCGCTCCGCTCCATCCCTCTGGAGAGAGCGAGGGTTTGCGTGCAGATTGCCGAaattctctccctctctcaaaacaacaacaaaaaaaaacccacaccaaaaaccaaaaccaaaacgaacacacacaaaaaaaaaaaagagaaaaaggaaaagaagataaaagaaaaaaaataatacaagtatgaaccatgtttttaaaaaagcacaagtcCCACCTGCGGGGGAGGGCCCGCCCGCTCCCGCGGTCCCTCGGCAAGGCACCGGCCAGCCGCCGTGCGGAGCTGTCTCGGTGCGGGGGGAAACGCAGCTCCCCGGGGGCAGAGCGGTGCGCGGGGCCGGGGTCTCCGGGCAGAGCATCCTCGCGCACCCGCGCCTCTGGGCGTCCCCGGAGGAGGGAGCGCTATAGTGGCCCGGAGTGGTGCGTGGTCCCAGCGCTGGCCGCCGGTGCGACTTGTCTGGGAAAGGTTCCATTTGCCCCCCGGTTCACCTTGCTCCCCCGTTAATCACGTTGCTCCCCGCAACAGCGAGCAAGGAAGGACGCGAAAGAAACGTCCGCTTTCGGGAGGCTTTCGGACAGGCTGGGAGGGGTCGCATCCCTGGTGAGGCGGCCGGGGCAAAAAGATCCACCCTTTATTTTTCCCATCGTCTCAGGTAAAACCAGGCTGCTGTCTGGAGCCGCCACTGCCGTCGCCGTAGGGCTACCCTGGCCACCGGGGTCAGCCCCGCTCCGGCTGGGCTCTCGGCGCTGCCCACCGCCTAACGCCCGGAGCATCCCTGCCTCGGGCCCCGGCGCCTCCAGCCGCAGCCGCCTGCTCCGGGGCTTCGGTGCTGCAGACCCGGGGCGGGGGAGCCGCCGGGAGGGAAACAGGGCTTCCCCGTGCCACCGGCCCGGGGCTGCCCTCGGGGCGCGTCGCCTTCCCACTGACAGGAGAAGCGGAGCGGAAAAGTGCCTGCCAAAGCCCCAGGCCTGCCGCGGAGAGGCCCTTAACCCCCGGGCCACCTTTGCCCCCTGCTCCCGGGAGCCCCTGGGAGGCCGGGCAGGTGCTGCACTGCCGGGGGGGCTCCCTCTGCCACGgcatcttctgctgcttctcctcccccGAGAAGCATCGCTGATTTATACCTGacaagttggggggggggggggggggggggagattcTACGTGGTTTCCTGTTTTATTACCCTGCGAAGGAGCGGGAGGTATCTAAATATAGGCAGCCTCCCGGCTGCAGTGAATCTCCGCGCCTGTGCAAGTGTTTAATACACAAACACAAACGCCTATGGAGACATATGCGAAGTTATACACAAGTTACATTACATTTCAACAATCGAATTTTTGTAGCTTCGGtagtttctctctccttctttctATCGCgactttcttctcttctttaaGACCGGATCTTGTCCCTGTCCAGACGGAAAATGATTCCCACCGGCTCCTGTACGGAGCCGGGGTTTGGGAGAGAGGCCGAAGCTGGGACATACAGTTAGGGAGATTATTTTCGTGTTCAAGCCGTAAAAGTGCCGATGAGCTGAATGTGTTTTCGGGTGGGGGTGGAGAATGCGTGGTAGAGCCCTGATTTTGCTGATAACTGAAACGCTGAAAATCCAGACTCATTTCATTGGCCTTGGTACAGTTACGCGCGGGTTACTAGGGTTTTTGtcattgagaaaaaaacaaagactcAGAGCGTTTGCTTTATCTTTCAAATCGTAAAACTATCAATAAAAGCAGGAGTAGAAACGCCTCCTAATTCCGGGAAAAATCCATTAAATTATCGAATACATTTTCCCGATGTAAAACAGTCACGTTTCTCAAATACCAGATTGTGTTAAGGTCAAACGAAGACGCTATCCATGCGTAAATATTCGATATTAAACACAATCCTGAAATTCCAAGTAACTTCACTCGGATCATCTTTTTCAGCAATTTCTGTCTCGAGTAAAACGCATCTTAGTTTTACcggatgcaaagaaaaatagtttgacGCTTTATGCTGCGTGTGTTATCCAGTGCGTTCCCCCGGGGAGCGCCGGGGAAGCTCTAATGACCGACGCTTTCTTTTCATATCAGGCGGTTCCCTACAGCGCTACGTCCGTCAGCAAGCACGAAGCGAAATAATAACACACGGTGACCCACGGGAAAAAGGCGGCTTCGGAATAGTCCTGTGTCGAACAGGGGTCCTGATAGGAACAACAACCAGCCTCGCCGAAAGCCACCCCCACCGATTtgcctccccatcccctccccgcTGGGGCAAACCCTCCGCTGGTGGGAATCGTCCCATTGAAGCTGGGATGGGGGTCAGCAGCTCCGTGTCTTGTATGGAGCTGCAAGCCTCACACGGGGACAcggggctgcaggcagagaaacAGCCCCAGGgacaagaaaaggaacaaaccGAGCtgtctgcagggcagcaggggctTCACCTTCCCAAGTGCACAGaggccctgctcctgccatccCAAACTTTCATTTTCCCAGGAGGGAAAGCGGTAGGAAAGGCGGAaggaaatagtaaaaaaaaaaaaagcatttcaggatCGGGCCTAACAAATGTCAGTCCTACCGCATCCGCCAAGGTCTTCACTACAGAGCACAGGACCGCTGCGGCTGGAGCTCTCCGCTGGCCGGCAGGATTGCTGTCCCGTCCGGCGGAACAAGACCAGACCCAGAGCGTTCCCTCCGATGTCGCGGGACCGGCGGCTTCGGGAGCAGGGGGCTCGCTCCGAGCCCGCGGTGGGGCCGGGCAGCCCCCGGGgagccgcccccctccccaccgccGCGGGCAGCCGGGGGTGCCAGCCTGGGGCACCCCACCTGCAGGGCGAGGGCAGCCCGAGCAGAACGCCGCTTGCCCGAGCCGCAGAGAGAGACGTAACAGCTGAGGGGCgagggggctgccggggaaACAGCCCGGCTGCCTCTCGGGGCGGCTTGCAAGGACGGCGGCCGGGAGGGCGGTGGGGCAGCAGGGGCGCTCGGGAGCCGGAGGGAAGCCCATGCGACTCAGCGGGGAAGGAAAGAAGCCGGCGGCGCGGGAGAACCGGCAGCGCCCAGGCAACGCGGCCGCCTGTGAGAGAGGCCCGGGCAGGTCTCTGCCAGCGTGGAGAAACCACCGCAGCCGCCCCCCGGGTCTGGTCCCTCGGAGCGCCACTGCCCGGCCGCGGCGCCCCGACCGGAGCTGCTCGCCCCAGCGCAGGGCGCCCGCCCCGTCTGGCAGCGGTCGGAGGAcggcagccggcggcggggaTGCGCTGCCAGCACCGTGCCGAGCGACTGGGCTCGCCGCGGAGGCTTGGAGCGGATTCAGTCCAAGGCGGGAGGCTGCCCCAAGCGGCTGTCGCGGTCGTGTCGGGATACAAACGGCCTCGGCCGTTTCGCCGAGGACTGAGAAGCCCCGTCCTGCAGCCCTAGCCGGAGCCTCCGCCCGCCCGCGGGCCCCGGCCTCCCCGCCAGGCTCCGGCAGAGGGAAAACAACTCGCCGTCCCACGCGCTTTCCCCGGGAGCTGCCAAGGTTGTAAACCGCCGGGGCCGGTGGAAGCGGGCAGCTGCGGGGCCGCACAGCCAGGCCGCCCTAGCCCGGGAAAACCGGCTTGCGGCTCCACCGAACGCACTGCATCCTCACCGTAACGCGGGCGGCCGTAAATTAATCCGGCGCTCCCGGCGCTCCGGCAGAAGGCAGGGAACGCTCCAGCCTGGACACAGAAGTGCTTCAGGCGCCCGGCCCGTGCACCTCCTGTTCCCACGAAGGGACCGGGCACCGGCGCTGGCGCTGAGCGGTGCGCACGGGCAGGGCGGCCATGGGGACCGCAGGGTGAGATCTTCGCCAGGCACCACGGTCCCCACCACCGAGGCTGCCAGCTGCCACTAGAGCCACTGCCAGCCCCTGTGCGAGCGCAAAAAGGAGGGATGTGGTCTGAACTGCAGCCTGAAGTCTGCTGCGGGGAAAAAAGCCGCTGGGGAAATCCGTGTCCGCTCTCAGAAACGACACAAGCAGCAGAGCCAAGTGTTAAACTAaagtttataaattaaaaaaaaaaaaaaagtacagcgGGTAGCTTACAAACATTCACAATTCATTTGAAGTAAATAATCTAGTTGAGTGCACAGTGCcatcagaagagaaaaggaggggggaaaaaaaatagcaattagTTACCTAGAAAGAAAGAGACTGTAATTACATTGCTGAGCAGATCAGAAATCCCCGCCCTTGAAGGAGAGATCTGCAGAAGAACTGTAAAAGGCACTGATGGTATTAAAATTTCCCGTTACATCGATTTCTTAAAAAGCCCGACCAGAAATATTCACattgaatataaaaataacaacaacttTAATACAACTGGAAAGTGCGAAAAATCTGTAACTCCTCCCTCCCCGAACACGGAAAGAtctcaggaagaaaggaaaagaagaagtcTGGAGTTCTGATATAAGTCTCACCcttttgtgaaatatttatcCTTTGCCAGGGATCATGGAGTACAGGAATAACATGGGCAACAAGAGCAGAGGGGATCTGAAAGAGGCTTCCTTACATTCAGCACCATACAAGGCACACTCAGTTTGCAGCGAGTTGAAAGACCAAGGACTCAACCAGACGtcaaaaataatcttccttaCAATCCACCGAAGGAGTCCTTGATCTCTGCTTCTGAGCTGCATTTGGGTTTGcgggttgcttttttttccctcctttcctttttttctctttctctctcccacaCAAGATCGAGTCTCTACCAATCCGAAGcgaaaaaaaccaaccaaacaaaaagtcTACACCAGATACACTGACAACATGGATACCATGAACTAGTCATGTCGAATCATGAGAGTCCTCGGCTGGCAGGGTGGGGATGGGTGAGGGCCGGGGCAGGGATAGCCGAGAAGTCCTACGTTGGAACAGGAGAGGGTGAGGAACCATccaaataatattaataataaaaataacaataaaataataataaatactgtCCAAGGCACTGAGAGCTGCAGCTAGGGCTCTGGATTTGagaagctggctggctggcgggctggctgggggaggggggtggcagAGGGAAGATGGGTTTCCTGGCTGCCAgtgtctggggggggggggggagctcgGGGAGGGGTATGTACGTGTGCCCCTCACTGGGTGCCGGCGGCTGCGGCGCAGGTGGACAAAGCCCACCCAGGCAGGCAGTAGTAAGGGTAGTAGtaggagggctggagggagagcAGCGAGGGGCGGCCGCAGCACCTCACCGGGGTGGTACTGTCTCTGGTCATCCCGCACCAGCACCTTGACGGCCACCTTCttggcggcggggggcggcagccAGGAGGTCAGCAGCCATCTGACGCCGCTTGGTCTTGTAGCGCCGGTTCTGGAACCAGATCTTCACCTGCGTCTCGGTGAGCTTCAGCGAGGCGGCCAGGTCGGCCCGCTCGGGCCCCGACAGGTACCGCTGGTGGTTGAAGCGCCGCTCCAGCTCGAAGACCTGCGCGTGGGAGAAGGCTGCGCGGGAGCGCTTCTTCCGCGGCTTcggcgccgccgcctcctcctcccccgGCAGCAGATTCCCGCACTTGCCCGCTCCGTCCTCCTCCTCCGGGGGGCTGCGATCTGCGGGCAGGGCGAGAGCAGGGCGgtcagggcaggcaggcaccgGCACACCCGCATCCCCGCAGGGCCCGCGCAGCCGGCCAGGCGCGCTCCTTGCGGCTGGCTTGCAGCGACGGAGCGGGCGGAGacccggccgcgccgccgccctccCCACCGCCCGGtcggccgccgcccgccgccggggtTTCTCGCCCTCCCCCGAACACCGGGCGgcctgccgggctgcgggcTCAGCCTGGCCAAgggcgcccccgccccgggggctTATTCTCCCGGCGCGGCCTGGGGGCTCGCTGCGCAGCTCCCCGGGCCGGCGGAAAGCCCCGACCGCCTCCCGTTCGCAGCCCCCCCGGGACCCGGTCGCCCGCCCCGCGCGGGTACGGAGGGGCCGTCGCCGGGGCCGCCCCTACCTGAGACGGCGGCCGACATCTCGCTGTCACTGAGGCCGGCGGCGTCCCGCTCCGCCGCCTCCGGGGGCTGCGCCTCctccgccgccggccgccccccgcccgtGGCctcggcggggcgggcgctgccACCGGCGCCGTTCTCCTCGGCGCGCCGCTCGCCCTCGGGGTCCTCGCTGAGCGCCGAGTCCGAGTCCCAGCCCGCCGGCGTCCgtggggcgggggcgcgggcggcggcgggcgcgaGGAGCGGCGGGCCCTCGGCGGCGCTGCACAGCCGCCAGCCgccggccggccccgggggcggcggccgccccgccgcgtGGCGGGCGCGCTCCTCCTTCTTGTTGAGGATGGCCTGGATGGAGAAAGGCGTCAGGGCGTTGCCGCCGCGGACGGCCAtggcccggcggcgggcggccccaCGGGCGAGCTGCGGACCGCGCCGCGCCTTCAGCTGGGCGACCGCATCGCCGGCCGCGGCCGCGCCGgcgccggtgccggtgccgggccCTTCTCTGCCGCCGGGAGGGCGGGCGCCAGCgggggcagcctctctgcgcCGCTGCCGGCCCA
This genomic interval from Falco peregrinus isolate bFalPer1 chromosome 2, bFalPer1.pri, whole genome shotgun sequence contains the following:
- the NKX3-2 gene encoding LOW QUALITY PROTEIN: homeobox protein Nkx-3.2 (The sequence of the model RefSeq protein was modified relative to this genomic sequence to represent the inferred CDS: deleted 2 bases in 2 codons), with protein sequence MAVRGGNALTPFSIQAILNKKEERARHAAGRPPPPGPAGGWRLCSAAEGPPLLAPAAARAPAPRTPAGWDSDSALSEDPEGERRAEENGAGGSARPAEATGGGRPAAEEAQPPEAAERDAAGLSDSEMSAAVSDRSPPEEEDGAGKCGNLLPGEEEAAAPKPRKKRSRAAFSHAQVFELERRFNHQRYLSGPERADLAASLKLTETQVKIWFQNRRYKTKRRQMAADLLAAAPAAKKVAVKVLVRDDQRQYHPGEVLRPPSLLSLQPSYYYPYYCLPGWALSTCAAAAGTQ